In Phaeobacter gallaeciensis DSM 26640, a genomic segment contains:
- a CDS encoding Ppx/GppA family phosphatase, whose product MHVTPDPATADWGPFERPLFDDPGARALSRVGVVDVGSNSVRMVIFDGAARSPAYFYNEKIMCALGAGLSETGRLNPKGRARALSALRRFQHLAEGMDMPPLSVVATAAVRDASDGQDFCDEVLRDTGLKIHVIDGQEEARLSAQGVLLGWPGSYGLVCDIGGSSMELAEIHDGEVGKRVTSSLGPLKLRDIPGGRRGRKAHITEVMEGLRAEMGQQNDRLFLVGGSWRAIARIDMARQGYPLRVLHEYRMNAQAVRETLRYIETQDLEKLRNECGISTARMSLVPYAADVLSRLVKTFKPKDIAVSSYGIREGLLYEQMPQRLRNRDPLIEASRFAEKKDARIPGFGRTLYEFVSPLFKASDHAKTRLVKAACLLHDVSWRAHPDYRAEVCFDNATRANLGGLKHSERVFLGLALLHRYRNKRQGTAFEYLYDLLDERGKKEAEILGKAMRFGAMLMVSKDGDIGKLVWQPRKKHLLLELPREAEPLYGEVAEARLTSLARSLEAEVRVKIRKGTPAP is encoded by the coding sequence ATGCACGTGACACCGGATCCTGCCACCGCCGATTGGGGGCCATTTGAGCGTCCCTTGTTTGACGATCCGGGCGCCCGCGCCCTGTCGCGGGTGGGGGTGGTCGACGTCGGCTCCAACTCGGTGCGGATGGTGATTTTTGACGGTGCTGCCCGCAGCCCCGCCTATTTCTACAATGAGAAAATCATGTGTGCGCTGGGGGCTGGCCTATCGGAGACCGGCCGTTTGAATCCCAAAGGCCGCGCCCGCGCGCTCTCAGCCCTGCGCCGGTTTCAGCATCTGGCCGAAGGGATGGATATGCCGCCGCTCTCTGTGGTGGCCACTGCTGCGGTGCGCGATGCCAGCGACGGGCAGGACTTCTGCGATGAGGTGCTGCGCGACACCGGGTTGAAAATCCATGTCATCGACGGTCAGGAAGAGGCGCGCCTCTCCGCGCAAGGGGTCCTTCTCGGCTGGCCCGGATCTTATGGTTTGGTCTGCGATATCGGCGGCTCCTCCATGGAGCTGGCAGAGATCCATGACGGTGAGGTCGGCAAACGGGTGACCTCCTCGCTTGGCCCGCTAAAACTGCGCGATATTCCCGGCGGCAGACGGGGCCGCAAAGCCCATATCACCGAGGTGATGGAAGGCTTGCGGGCCGAGATGGGCCAGCAGAACGACCGGCTGTTTCTGGTCGGCGGCAGCTGGCGGGCGATCGCGCGGATTGACATGGCGCGACAGGGCTACCCGCTGCGGGTGCTGCACGAGTACCGCATGAACGCGCAGGCCGTGCGCGAGACCCTGCGCTATATCGAGACTCAAGACTTGGAAAAACTGCGCAACGAATGTGGTATCTCCACCGCCCGGATGTCGCTGGTGCCCTACGCCGCCGATGTGTTGTCACGGCTGGTCAAAACCTTCAAACCCAAGGATATCGCGGTCTCCAGCTATGGAATCCGCGAGGGGCTGCTGTATGAGCAGATGCCGCAACGATTGCGCAACCGGGATCCGCTGATCGAGGCCAGCCGCTTTGCCGAGAAGAAGGACGCCCGCATCCCAGGCTTTGGTCGCACACTCTATGAATTTGTCTCGCCCCTGTTCAAAGCCTCCGACCATGCCAAGACCCGGCTGGTGAAGGCCGCCTGCCTGCTGCATGACGTCAGCTGGCGCGCCCACCCCGACTACCGAGCCGAGGTCTGTTTCGACAATGCCACCCGCGCCAATCTGGGCGGGCTGAAGCACTCTGAACGGGTGTTTCTCGGCCTTGCCCTGCTGCACCGCTATCGCAACAAACGGCAAGGCACCGCGTTTGAATACCTCTATGATCTGTTGGATGAGCGCGGCAAGAAAGAGGCCGAGATCCTTGGCAAGGCGATGCGGTTTGGTGCCATGCTGATGGTCAGCAAGGATGGCGATATCGGCAAGCTGGTCTGGCAACCGCGCAAGAAACATCTGCTGCTGGAACTGCCGCGCGAGGCAGAGCCGCTGTATGGCGAGGTGGCCGAGGCGCGACTGACCTCCCTTGCCCGCTCGCTGGAGGCGGAAGTGCGGGTGAAGATCCGCAAGGGCACCCCGGCCCCCTAA
- a CDS encoding P-loop NTPase family protein, whose product MAQQLSFDLPAKPALGRDDFFVAPSNAMAVAMLDPSFAWPGGKLVLSGPKRSGKTHLVHVWASNSGAQIIPAWQLTKEDVPHLADGPIAVEDVPDIADSAPAQDALFHLHNLVLANGHALMLTGRAAPHLWGMSLPDLQSRIEGAPHAQLQPPDDALLSVVLAKLFNDRQITPKPDVIPYLVAHMDRSFAAASQIVEELDRLSLTEGRMVSRMLAVELMSDRPARPTSAPAEVPADARATAETNPKSDAADAARPAASGD is encoded by the coding sequence ATGGCACAACAGCTGAGCTTTGATCTCCCGGCGAAACCGGCGCTGGGGCGGGATGATTTCTTTGTCGCCCCCTCCAATGCGATGGCGGTGGCGATGCTGGACCCCTCGTTCGCCTGGCCCGGCGGCAAGCTGGTGCTGAGCGGGCCCAAACGCTCTGGCAAAACCCATCTGGTGCATGTCTGGGCGAGCAATTCCGGCGCGCAGATCATTCCCGCATGGCAGCTGACCAAGGAGGATGTTCCGCATCTGGCCGATGGGCCGATCGCGGTGGAGGATGTGCCGGATATTGCCGATAGCGCACCTGCGCAGGACGCGTTGTTTCACCTGCACAATCTGGTGCTTGCCAATGGTCACGCGCTGATGCTGACGGGCCGCGCGGCGCCGCATCTGTGGGGCATGTCCCTGCCCGATCTGCAAAGCCGCATCGAAGGCGCCCCCCACGCCCAGCTGCAACCACCCGATGATGCGCTGTTGTCGGTGGTACTGGCAAAACTGTTCAATGACCGCCAGATCACCCCGAAACCGGATGTGATCCCCTATCTGGTGGCCCATATGGACCGGTCTTTTGCCGCCGCCTCGCAAATCGTGGAGGAGCTGGATCGTCTCTCGCTCACCGAAGGGCGGATGGTGTCGCGCATGCTGGCGGTGGAGCTGATGTCCGATCGCCCTGCCCGGCCAACTTCGGCACCGGCAGAGGTCCCGGCAGACGCGCGCGCCACCGCAGAGACCAATCCAAAATCAGATGCCGCAGATGCCGCCCGCCCTGCCGCATCCGGCGATTGA
- a CDS encoding AI-2E family transporter, with product MALPAQKQMKYWGIAAVVIAVVLWALGDVLLPFVLGAAIAYLIDPIADRLEAMGLSRTAATAVITVAAVLLFVVMLLVVVPTLIYQMIDLAQVLPEAFQNLRDFAQKHAPSLFDEGSRAQQTIVSIAQTLQSKAISVLEGVVGSAVSLVNVLILFVIVPVVAVYLLLDWDRMVARIDELLPRDHAPTIRLLASRIDKVLASFIRGMGTVCLILGTYYAVALMVVGLNFGLAVGFIAGLVTFIPYLGALIGGALAIGLALFQFWGDWWSIGMVAGIFMIGQVIEGNLLTPKLVGNSVGLHPVWLLLALSVFGALFGFVGMLIAVPVAAALGVIARFLVEQYLDSRLYQGKAFHDAD from the coding sequence ATGGCTCTTCCCGCACAGAAACAGATGAAATACTGGGGCATTGCGGCGGTTGTCATCGCGGTTGTGCTCTGGGCGCTTGGCGATGTGCTGCTGCCCTTCGTGCTGGGTGCGGCGATTGCCTATCTGATTGATCCGATTGCTGACCGGCTGGAGGCGATGGGCCTCAGCCGAACGGCCGCCACGGCCGTGATCACTGTGGCAGCGGTCTTGTTGTTCGTGGTCATGTTGCTGGTGGTGGTGCCGACATTGATCTATCAGATGATCGATCTGGCACAGGTTCTGCCGGAGGCGTTCCAGAACCTGCGGGACTTCGCCCAGAAACACGCGCCCTCTCTGTTTGATGAGGGCAGCCGGGCCCAACAGACCATCGTCTCCATTGCGCAAACCCTGCAGAGCAAGGCCATCAGCGTTTTGGAGGGCGTCGTGGGATCCGCGGTGTCGCTGGTCAACGTGCTGATCCTGTTTGTAATTGTCCCAGTGGTGGCGGTCTATCTGCTGCTGGACTGGGACCGGATGGTCGCCCGTATTGATGAGCTGCTGCCCCGTGACCATGCCCCGACCATTCGCCTGCTGGCCAGCCGGATCGACAAGGTGCTGGCGTCGTTCATCCGCGGCATGGGCACGGTCTGCCTGATCCTGGGCACCTATTATGCCGTTGCCCTGATGGTGGTCGGGCTCAACTTTGGTCTGGCAGTCGGCTTTATCGCTGGTTTGGTCACATTCATTCCCTATCTGGGTGCCCTGATCGGCGGCGCACTGGCCATTGGTCTCGCGCTGTTTCAGTTCTGGGGCGACTGGTGGTCGATTGGCATGGTGGCCGGTATTTTCATGATAGGACAGGTGATTGAGGGCAACCTTCTCACCCCCAAACTGGTGGGCAACTCGGTCGGGCTGCATCCGGTCTGGTTGCTGCTGGCGCTGTCGGTCTTTGGCGCACTGTTTGGCTTTGTGGGCATGCTGATCGCGGTTCCGGTAGCGGCAGCCCTCGGGGTGATTGCGCGTTTTCTTGTTGAGCAGTATCTGGACAGTCGCCTCTACCAGGGCAAAGCCTTTCATGACGCGGACTGA
- the proS gene encoding proline--tRNA ligase — MRLSRYFLPVLKENPSEAQIVSHRYMLRAGMIKQSAAGIYSWLPLGFKVLKKIETIVHEEQMRAGHIPMLMPTLQSADLWKESGRYDDYGQEMLRISDRHGRDMLYGPTNEELITDIFRSHVGSYKDLPLTLYHIQWKFRDEIRPRFGVMRGREFYMKDGYNFDLTKEDALHAYNRHLVSYLRSYERMGLQAIPMRADGGPIGGDYTHEFLVLADTGESEVFYDSAVTDLTFGDREIDYDSVEQCQGVLEEFTSKYARTDETHDEALFNEVPEARRRVARGIEVGQIFYFGTKYSEALGANVQGPDGKQSPVHMGSHGIGVSRLLGAIIEASHDDKGIIWPEGVTPFHCGIVNLKQGDDEADAACESLYQALTAVGFEPLYDDRKERAGGKFATMDLIGLPWRITVGPRGLKNGVVELTSRRSGESEELSPEAAVQKIVEIYANHQTGRGF; from the coding sequence ATGCGCCTGTCCCGCTATTTCCTGCCTGTCCTCAAAGAGAACCCCTCCGAGGCCCAGATCGTCAGCCACCGCTATATGCTGCGGGCCGGCATGATCAAACAATCCGCCGCCGGGATCTATTCCTGGCTGCCTTTGGGCTTCAAGGTGCTGAAAAAGATCGAAACCATCGTTCATGAAGAGCAGATGCGTGCGGGCCATATCCCGATGCTGATGCCGACGCTGCAATCGGCGGATCTGTGGAAAGAATCCGGTCGCTATGACGACTACGGTCAGGAAATGCTGCGGATATCTGATCGTCATGGTCGCGATATGCTCTATGGTCCCACCAATGAAGAGCTGATCACCGATATTTTCCGCAGCCATGTGGGCAGCTACAAAGACCTGCCGCTGACGCTCTATCACATTCAGTGGAAATTCCGCGACGAGATCCGCCCGCGCTTCGGCGTTATGCGCGGCCGCGAATTCTACATGAAGGATGGCTATAACTTCGACCTCACCAAAGAGGACGCGCTGCACGCCTATAACCGGCATCTGGTCAGCTATCTGCGCAGCTATGAGCGGATGGGGCTACAGGCGATTCCGATGCGCGCTGATGGCGGACCTATTGGCGGCGACTATACCCATGAATTCCTAGTGCTTGCCGACACTGGCGAGAGTGAGGTTTTCTATGACAGCGCTGTCACCGACCTCACCTTCGGGGATCGTGAGATCGATTACGACAGTGTCGAACAATGTCAGGGCGTGCTGGAGGAGTTCACCTCCAAATATGCCCGCACCGATGAGACCCATGACGAGGCGCTGTTCAATGAGGTGCCAGAGGCCCGTCGTCGCGTCGCTCGCGGTATCGAGGTTGGCCAGATTTTCTACTTCGGGACCAAATATTCCGAAGCGCTGGGCGCCAATGTGCAAGGCCCAGATGGCAAGCAGTCGCCGGTCCATATGGGGTCACACGGGATCGGCGTGTCCCGCCTGCTGGGTGCGATCATCGAAGCCAGCCATGACGACAAGGGCATCATCTGGCCCGAAGGCGTGACGCCGTTCCACTGCGGGATCGTCAACCTGAAACAGGGAGATGACGAAGCGGATGCCGCCTGCGAGAGCCTCTATCAGGCGCTGACAGCTGTCGGGTTTGAGCCGCTCTATGATGACCGCAAGGAACGGGCAGGCGGCAAATTCGCCACCATGGACCTGATTGGCCTGCCCTGGCGCATCACCGTGGGCCCGCGTGGGCTGAAAAACGGTGTGGTCGAACTCACCTCCCGTCGCAGTGGCGAAAGCGAGGAACTGTCGCCTGAGGCAGCGGTGCAGAAGATTGTGGAGATCTACGCGAACCACCAGACCGGTCGCGGCTTCTGA
- a CDS encoding lipoprotein-releasing ABC transporter permease subunit: MATPLPFSRFEWLIAWRYLRARRAEGGVSVMTWISLIGIALAVFALIATLAVRTGFRSEFVGTILGANAHVTLYSHGTVTDQGRIDRKLTEYDALAEAAAAVPGVIRAAPLVKGQVMASLRQRSAGVEVFGISAANIATLPGIAQSETAIGDLSRFDEGVALGSGVARELGVQVGDRIKLISPDGVKTAFGTSPRVNAYEVVYIFTAGRYDIDRTRLYMPFAEAQSYFNREGFADEVEVMVEDPETVERMVLPLLQAGDAVASNVGVWTWRDASGGFLRALEVEDNVMFIILSILVLIATMNIVSGLIMLVKNKGRDIGILRTIGLSEGSVMRVFFLCGACTGVVGTLLGVILGCLFAIYIDPIFSFVNFVMGGGVWDPAIRGIYALPAELRLADVLSAVALSLTLSFVITIFPARRAARMNPVEALRYE, translated from the coding sequence ATGGCCACACCACTCCCGTTTTCCCGTTTCGAATGGCTGATTGCTTGGCGCTATCTCCGTGCACGCCGTGCCGAAGGGGGCGTCAGTGTGATGACCTGGATCAGCCTGATTGGCATTGCGCTGGCGGTGTTTGCGCTGATCGCGACCCTTGCGGTGCGCACCGGGTTCCGGTCTGAATTTGTCGGCACCATTCTTGGGGCCAATGCGCATGTGACGCTGTATTCCCACGGCACGGTCACCGATCAGGGGCGGATCGACCGCAAGCTGACAGAGTACGATGCCCTGGCCGAGGCCGCCGCAGCGGTGCCCGGTGTGATCCGTGCGGCGCCCTTGGTGAAGGGACAGGTGATGGCGAGCCTGCGCCAGCGCAGCGCCGGGGTTGAGGTCTTTGGCATCTCAGCCGCAAATATCGCCACGCTGCCGGGCATCGCCCAGAGCGAAACGGCGATTGGGGATCTGTCGCGGTTTGACGAGGGTGTGGCGCTGGGGTCCGGCGTGGCGCGTGAGCTGGGCGTGCAGGTGGGGGACCGGATCAAGCTGATCTCACCCGATGGGGTTAAGACCGCCTTTGGCACCAGCCCGCGCGTCAACGCTTATGAGGTGGTCTATATCTTCACCGCCGGGCGCTATGACATCGACCGGACCCGGCTTTATATGCCCTTTGCCGAGGCGCAGAGCTATTTCAACCGCGAAGGCTTCGCCGATGAGGTTGAGGTGATGGTCGAGGATCCCGAAACCGTGGAGCGCATGGTCTTGCCGCTGTTGCAGGCAGGTGATGCGGTGGCCTCCAATGTTGGGGTCTGGACCTGGCGCGATGCGTCGGGTGGCTTCCTGCGCGCGCTAGAGGTCGAGGACAATGTCATGTTCATCATCCTGTCGATCCTGGTGTTGATTGCCACGATGAATATCGTCTCTGGCCTGATCATGCTGGTGAAGAACAAGGGCCGCGACATTGGCATCCTGCGCACCATTGGCCTCAGCGAAGGCTCGGTAATGCGGGTGTTTTTCCTCTGCGGGGCCTGTACGGGCGTTGTCGGCACCCTCTTGGGGGTGATCCTTGGCTGTCTCTTTGCGATTTATATCGATCCGATTTTTTCCTTTGTGAATTTTGTGATGGGTGGCGGGGTCTGGGATCCGGCGATCCGGGGCATCTATGCACTGCCGGCGGAGCTGCGGCTCGCGGATGTGTTGTCGGCGGTGGCGCTGTCGCTGACGCTGTCTTTTGTCATCACCATTTTCCCGGCACGGCGCGCGGCGCGGATGAACCCGGTGGAGGCGCTGCGTTATGAATAA
- a CDS encoding ABC transporter ATP-binding protein: MNNPDMQAGAQSAVLQLSQVGKSYNHGLPTQVDVLSGIDLTVKPGEIVALVAPSGAGKSTLLHTAGLLDTPDRGTVRIAGQDLTGTSERRRTAVRRQDVGFVYQFHHLLAEFTALENIVLPQLANGISQTKAEARARDLLARVGLSERAGHRPAAMSGGEQQRVAFCRALANGPRLLLADEPTGNLDPGTADQVFAALMDLVAATGMAALIATHNLELAERMDRVVRLEGGMLHTGM, from the coding sequence ATGAATAATCCAGACATGCAAGCAGGCGCGCAATCTGCGGTGTTGCAGTTGAGCCAGGTTGGCAAATCCTACAATCATGGCCTGCCAACGCAGGTGGATGTGCTGAGCGGCATTGATCTGACGGTGAAGCCGGGGGAGATCGTGGCGCTGGTCGCGCCCTCTGGTGCGGGCAAATCGACCCTGCTGCATACAGCAGGCCTGCTGGACACGCCCGATCGCGGCACCGTACGGATTGCGGGTCAGGATCTGACCGGCACGTCAGAGCGGCGGCGCACAGCGGTGCGGCGGCAGGATGTGGGATTTGTCTACCAGTTTCATCATTTGCTGGCAGAATTCACCGCGCTGGAAAACATCGTCCTGCCGCAGCTGGCCAATGGCATCAGCCAGACCAAGGCAGAGGCCCGCGCGCGGGATCTGCTGGCGCGGGTGGGGCTGTCGGAGCGTGCGGGGCATCGCCCTGCGGCCATGTCGGGCGGCGAGCAGCAGCGGGTGGCGTTTTGCCGGGCGCTGGCCAATGGGCCGCGTCTTTTGTTGGCGGATGAGCCGACGGGCAATCTGGATCCGGGCACGGCAGATCAGGTCTTTGCCGCGCTGATGGACCTTGTTGCCGCGACTGGCATGGCGGCCCTGATTGCCACCCATAATCTGGAGCTGGCAGAGCGCATGGACCGGGTGGTCCGGCTTGAGGGTGGGATGCTCCATACCGGGATGTGA
- a CDS encoding molybdopterin-containing oxidoreductase family protein, protein MRDNPPSDSKSSDTPTTQHPSVCPLDCPDTCSLSVSVTEDQITAVRGSRANPLTDAVICNKVVRSFAGFVHGPNRLTQPLRRTGPRGSDSYEPISWETALDLIHAGIMRAITAHGPQSVLPFNYAGPHGELAGGSMDRRFFYRMGATRLNRGPLCGGVRGGAYESLFGPAPGMPPQQVVQSDLVLVWGNNVTVSNLHMAPLLKRARAKGARLVVIDPKRTKIAEHCDLHLQPVPGTDVVLAMALAAELERRDALDHEFIAQWTTGSAQYLDAARSYTPDQVAEVCGIPLAQFHQLADWIAAARNMSTSLGNGIERGRSGGSGLRAAMALQALTGHHGRLGAGVLAKPGLAAPKTPDRLQASHLIDPDTRVFNIVDVARKLLDRNMRIPVKAVMIYNHNPVATHPDQARLIEALSQEDLFIAGSDVAMTDSMRMSDVILPAASHFEYDDIYGAYGQNYIQRAAPVIPLVGDSLPNTEIFRRLAARFGYEDPLFQASDAELMDQALDGDHPQLQGHRPSEIPLDRALEITAPERAAPILCDTIAPATASGKIELFSEDYEARYGFGVPRYDPVPRSAPFVLITPSSAKRTNATFGDQPPSDGAELVEMHPEDAASRNLSDGELLELFNDQAVVTLRLKISDATRPGVLYSPKGTWRASSATGFTVNALIPADIRTDTEDGACYNETFVDLRPAAS, encoded by the coding sequence ATGCGTGACAATCCTCCGTCCGACAGTAAATCCTCCGATACCCCAACCACCCAGCACCCCAGCGTTTGCCCGCTGGATTGCCCAGACACCTGTAGCCTGAGCGTCAGCGTGACTGAGGATCAGATCACTGCGGTGCGCGGATCGCGCGCCAACCCGCTGACCGATGCGGTGATCTGCAACAAGGTGGTGCGCAGTTTTGCCGGATTTGTGCATGGCCCCAACCGCCTGACCCAGCCCCTGCGCCGCACTGGCCCACGCGGCAGCGACAGCTATGAGCCGATCAGCTGGGAGACCGCGCTGGATCTGATCCACGCAGGTATCATGCGCGCCATCACCGCACATGGTCCTCAGTCGGTGCTGCCTTTCAACTACGCTGGCCCCCATGGGGAGCTGGCGGGTGGCTCGATGGACCGGCGGTTTTTCTACCGCATGGGCGCCACCCGGCTGAACCGAGGACCGCTCTGTGGCGGGGTGCGTGGTGGTGCCTATGAGAGCCTCTTTGGTCCCGCCCCCGGCATGCCGCCGCAACAGGTGGTGCAGTCCGATCTGGTACTGGTCTGGGGCAACAATGTCACCGTCTCCAACCTGCATATGGCACCGCTGCTGAAACGGGCACGGGCCAAGGGCGCGCGGCTGGTGGTGATCGACCCCAAGCGCACCAAGATTGCCGAACACTGCGACCTGCATCTGCAACCGGTGCCCGGTACCGACGTGGTGCTGGCCATGGCACTTGCAGCCGAGCTGGAGCGGCGCGACGCGCTGGACCATGAGTTTATCGCCCAATGGACCACAGGGTCCGCGCAATACCTAGACGCCGCGCGCAGCTATACCCCCGATCAGGTGGCGGAGGTCTGCGGCATCCCGCTGGCGCAGTTCCACCAGCTCGCCGATTGGATCGCAGCGGCGCGCAACATGTCCACCTCCCTTGGCAACGGTATCGAACGGGGCCGCTCCGGCGGGTCCGGCCTGCGCGCTGCGATGGCGCTTCAGGCGCTGACCGGTCACCATGGGCGCTTGGGGGCTGGTGTCCTCGCCAAACCCGGCCTTGCCGCCCCAAAAACGCCTGACCGCCTGCAGGCGAGCCACCTGATTGACCCGGATACACGCGTCTTCAACATCGTTGATGTGGCGCGCAAACTGCTGGACCGGAACATGCGCATCCCGGTGAAGGCGGTGATGATCTACAACCACAACCCGGTCGCCACTCACCCCGATCAGGCGCGGCTGATTGAGGCGCTGAGTCAGGAAGATCTCTTCATCGCGGGCAGCGATGTGGCCATGACCGATTCTATGCGGATGTCTGACGTCATCCTGCCCGCCGCCAGCCACTTCGAATATGACGACATCTATGGCGCCTACGGCCAGAACTACATCCAGCGCGCCGCCCCGGTGATCCCGCTGGTGGGCGATAGCCTGCCCAATACCGAGATTTTCCGCCGTCTGGCCGCACGCTTTGGCTATGAGGATCCGCTGTTTCAGGCCAGCGACGCCGAGCTGATGGATCAGGCGCTGGACGGTGATCACCCCCAGCTCCAGGGCCACCGCCCCAGTGAGATCCCGCTGGACCGGGCGCTGGAGATCACCGCCCCTGAGCGGGCCGCGCCGATCCTGTGTGACACCATCGCGCCAGCCACTGCATCGGGCAAGATTGAGCTGTTCAGCGAAGACTACGAGGCCCGCTATGGCTTTGGTGTGCCGCGCTATGACCCGGTGCCGCGCAGCGCGCCCTTCGTGCTGATCACCCCCTCCTCCGCCAAGCGGACCAATGCGACCTTCGGTGATCAGCCGCCCTCTGACGGGGCCGAACTGGTTGAGATGCACCCTGAGGACGCCGCCAGCCGCAATCTCAGCGACGGTGAACTGCTGGAGCTGTTCAATGATCAGGCCGTTGTGACCCTGCGACTGAAGATCAGCGATGCCACCCGCCCCGGTGTGCTCTACAGCCCCAAGGGCACATGGCGCGCCAGCAGTGCCACCGGCTTCACTGTGAATGCGCTGATCCCCGCAGACATCCGCACGGACACTGAGGATGGCGCCTGCTATAACGAAACCTTCGTGGACCTGCGCCCGGCTGCCAGCTGA
- a CDS encoding TIR domain-containing protein, giving the protein MQIVCCLQLFAFAFLLFLLRQTTGGMMISDDLRYLLETSAIQAIIQAVVFTGMAVLVLRVAFSNYMKIKEVQYLNAERRVRLDALRSSKESRIYDLVDEMTSSDKRWNEANRVVLDSAASLRDTKQEITSYDFNRPIKPTNFLQKMGISEREITVEPGTVFYLTPFHDEFQKTYESVQEAASDIGLSLSRGDEEFTDGPITRHIIKKICRAHFIVANLDGRNPNVFYELGLANAFGKPIVMIAHRNTKTPFDVSVDRTLFWNTRRELQNELTKLLARLVVSDNIPKESREPT; this is encoded by the coding sequence GTGCAAATTGTTTGCTGCTTGCAGCTTTTTGCCTTCGCTTTTCTCTTATTTCTTTTGCGTCAAACTACTGGTGGCATGATGATATCCGACGACCTCAGATACCTACTGGAGACCTCTGCAATTCAGGCCATTATTCAAGCTGTCGTCTTTACCGGAATGGCAGTACTCGTTCTCCGGGTGGCGTTTTCAAATTACATGAAAATAAAGGAAGTTCAGTATCTGAATGCTGAGCGCCGGGTGCGACTTGATGCACTGCGCTCAAGTAAAGAATCGCGAATTTATGATCTAGTAGATGAGATGACTAGCTCTGATAAACGCTGGAACGAAGCAAACCGCGTAGTACTCGACTCTGCTGCCAGCTTGAGAGACACAAAGCAGGAAATTACATCTTACGACTTCAATCGACCTATCAAGCCTACTAACTTCCTGCAAAAAATGGGCATTTCTGAAAGGGAAATAACCGTTGAGCCAGGCACCGTTTTCTACCTAACACCATTCCATGACGAATTTCAAAAAACATACGAATCAGTGCAAGAAGCCGCGAGTGACATAGGGCTCTCCTTGTCCCGCGGAGATGAAGAGTTTACCGACGGCCCTATAACACGCCACATTATTAAAAAGATATGCCGAGCACATTTTATTGTCGCAAACCTAGACGGAAGAAATCCAAACGTCTTCTACGAGCTCGGATTAGCCAACGCATTCGGAAAACCAATTGTGATGATTGCACACAGAAACACTAAAACACCGTTTGATGTTTCTGTTGACCGAACATTATTCTGGAACACTCGACGTGAACTACAAAACGAACTTACAAAACTACTCGCACGACTTGTAGTTTCTGACAACATCCCCAAAGAGAGTCGCGAGCCCACTTAA